CCTTCCTGCGCCAGGCAGGCCGGGGTGGCCTTATTGACGGGCTGTTCCAGCAGGGAGGACAGCAGAGGCCCAATAACATTGGCGCATTTCATCATCCCGCCGCAGGGGGCATGGGCAAGGACCACCTCACTGGCGCCGCTTTCCCTGGTGACAACTGACAGGCGCTCCGGTTGAATACCTGCTTCTTTTAGCCTCCTGCGCATACGCGGGGCGATCTCCCCGGCATCCAGGTCCAATTCCAATTCTCCAGGCAGGCTTGCCATTACCCCGGCAATACCCTTCAGTTGCTCCGAAACAATATCCCTGCTCTCCAGCAGGCGTTGCGACCAGTAGCGATTGAGATTGTAGGATTCATAGAGGCAGTTAAGGGTTATGGCCAATTCTTTGGTACGGGAGCAGCGCTTCTTCAACTCGGCGGAGAAGTTATCCGGGCTTATTTTGCCATAGATCTCAATATGGGCAATCAGATCCACCAAGCCCTGGTAGGTCTTGTAGAAATCCCTCTCCCAGCAGGTACGATGAAAAGTGCAGTCACTGCAGACCTTTTCACCGGTCAGGCGCAATAACTTCTGCAGGCTCTGCTCCTGTGGAGTATGACCGACCGTAGAGGAAACCTGCTCAAAGGAGCGCGACAGCTCATAGAACACACGCGACCAGTTTTTTATGCGCTCCTTAAACATTTCTTTGAGCTGGCTGCCCTCCTGCTGGTGCGGGCGAGACTGTTCCGAAATCCCGAGGGTAGTTTGTAGCTTCTCAATAGCAGTTGCAGGGAAGAGCAGGAACAGGAGCGCGGCAATCCCGCTTTCGGCGAGGACCGTGACCAGGCTGGTGTAATCCGTCAAATAAACTGAAAGGATAATATTACCCAGAACAAACCCGATGGCGACACCGGCCTTGCCGAAGCTTTTGCCAAGCCCCGCCAGCAACCCGGCAAAGGAATAAGCCCCTACCACGGCCGGGGCGACCACGTAGGCCAGGCCGGGGATAATTCCCACCACCGCTCCCGCAGCCGCTCCGGCTCCCGCTCCCCCGGCCATGCCAGCCAGCAAGATGGTTAGACCGCTTAATACCCCCTTGACACTCACCAGACCGAGCTTGAGGTCACCGGTTCCGGACACGAGCCCTCCAAAAAGCAGGGCTGCGCAAAATATTTCTTCACCGGTAAGCGGTCGCCCGGAGCCGGCCTTTTTTTTCAGAGCAGCCAGAGCGTAGTTCATAACCCCGGTTAGCAGGGCGGCAAATATGGCTTCAAAAAGAACTGCGAAATAGAGGTAGGTAGATGCGGCGAAAAAAGCCAACAGGGTGGTCCTGACAATGACCGTAACAGCAAAGACCAGCGCCGGCAGGACCAGCCACGGACGCTTGACCTCCCCCGGTACGACGCTGGTTAACAGCCAGGTCCCGAGGACAGTCAGGCCCGTACCGGCCAGAGCCGGCCCCTGGCTGATCGTGGCCAGACCCAGGAGCACCGCCGGTACCGACAGGATACCGTTGCGGCCGAAAACACGGATAGAAGCCGCCACAAAAGATGCCGCGAAAGGAATTAAATCGCCCAGCAACACGGCCCGTCCCAGCAGGATACCGGCGGCGCCAATCGCCAGAGCCACCGGGGTAAAGCCTTCCCCGGTCCCGGCCTTAAAAAAGTGAGGCCTCTTATTTGGGTTTTTGGCCGGTCTCTCAGCCCGCTTTTTGTTCTGTTCTTTACCCGTACGACGGTAGGGATAAATGTCGATGTTTTCGAACAATTGCTCCAACCCCTAATACCAAATCCATAAATATAATTATAGCGTATAGGGTTGGAAATATTTGTAGTAAATGGTATATTTCAACTACTTTCTTTCGACTTCTTCCAGGATCAGGCTATGAAGAAGATCCCACTCACTGACTGTCAGCCGGTCAACCCCCAGCCCTTCCATAACAACTTTAACAATAGTAACACCTGCTACAATAACGTCCGCCCGTCCCGGCTGCAGCCCTGCCACCTTCTTACGCTCAGCAAGCTCCATACCGGCAAGCCTTTCAAGAATTCCCGTTACATCAAGGATTGACAGACTAAAACCGTGTACCCGCTCCGGGTCGTATATGGCAAGTTCCTGTTGAATCGCCGCCAGAGTAGTAACCGTACCTCCCACACCCACGAGAACGGCAGCTCCGGCCTGGCGCGCCCTGTTTAAGTGCGGGTGGAAAGCGGCGGCAACCTCTGCCGGGGATAATCCACTCAAGGTCAGCCGCACGGACCCCATGTTTACACTGACTGTGTTGAGCCCTTGGGGCTCCATCCAGCTTAATTCCGTACTGCCGCCACCAACGTCCAGCACAGCTGTTGATCGCTGTTCTATGGGCAGTCCGCTTACTACGCCCAAATAACTATAGGAGGCTTCCTCTGTCCCGCTCAATACCCTTATTTGCAAACCAGTTTTCTTCTTTACCAGTTCCAGGAAGTCCGCCCGGTTGGCTGCATCCCGTACCGCGCTGGTAGCAACTGCCACCACCGTTTCGGCGCCCAGGCGTACCGCCTCATGAAAAAAACCGGCGACTGCGTCGGTCGTCCGG
This region of Pelotomaculum schinkii genomic DNA includes:
- the spoIIE gene encoding stage II sporulation protein E, encoding MFENIDIYPYRRTGKEQNKKRAERPAKNPNKRPHFFKAGTGEGFTPVALAIGAAGILLGRAVLLGDLIPFAASFVAASIRVFGRNGILSVPAVLLGLATISQGPALAGTGLTVLGTWLLTSVVPGEVKRPWLVLPALVFAVTVIVRTTLLAFFAASTYLYFAVLFEAIFAALLTGVMNYALAALKKKAGSGRPLTGEEIFCAALLFGGLVSGTGDLKLGLVSVKGVLSGLTILLAGMAGGAGAGAAAGAVVGIIPGLAYVVAPAVVGAYSFAGLLAGLGKSFGKAGVAIGFVLGNIILSVYLTDYTSLVTVLAESGIAALLFLLFPATAIEKLQTTLGISEQSRPHQQEGSQLKEMFKERIKNWSRVFYELSRSFEQVSSTVGHTPQEQSLQKLLRLTGEKVCSDCTFHRTCWERDFYKTYQGLVDLIAHIEIYGKISPDNFSAELKKRCSRTKELAITLNCLYESYNLNRYWSQRLLESRDIVSEQLKGIAGVMASLPGELELDLDAGEIAPRMRRRLKEAGIQPERLSVVTRESGASEVVLAHAPCGGMMKCANVIGPLLSSLLEQPVNKATPACLAQEGDTVCTLRFYPDLRCRLALGVARSGKNGSLISGDSYAFFNLKGGRLALVLSDGMGVGPRAALESGITISLLGNLLESGFGQDLAIKTVNSILALRSPGESFATVDLAVVNIYTGQADFVKIGAVPTFVLRGREVGMIKASSLPVGIVEDIEVASMSKKLQPGDVLVMVTDGVLDAYQGQEEREDWLAGVLEDVAHMAPQQMAELILKLAHTSAGGTARAPDDMTVLVARLETAPKRN
- a CDS encoding Ppx/GppA phosphatase family protein; its protein translation is MKRVGAIDIGTNSTRLLVAEESDGHLRTVATNLAITRLGEGIGSGELLPPAMARTTDAVAGFFHEAVRLGAETVVAVATSAVRDAANRADFLELVKKKTGLQIRVLSGTEEASYSYLGVVSGLPIEQRSTAVLDVGGGSTELSWMEPQGLNTVSVNMGSVRLTLSGLSPAEVAAAFHPHLNRARQAGAAVLVGVGGTVTTLAAIQQELAIYDPERVHGFSLSILDVTGILERLAGMELAERKKVAGLQPGRADVIVAGVTIVKVVMEGLGVDRLTVSEWDLLHSLILEEVERK